TAGTGTTCAAAGAATCTCCGTTCATTCCCCATCCAAACAGTTCTCCAGAAACTCAGCCGCATCGGCCACGCAGTCGGGACACTCGCGCAGCACCACCTTCGTGCCCACACCCTTGAGCAACTTGCATTGGGTGGCCCCGTTGCGTTGCTGAAACTGAGTCATAATCTGACGCATCTGCTTCATAGACTTGGCCTTGTCCTTATTGGCCAGTCCCAGCACCAGACCGGCACCCACCAGCGCTCCGCAAGTGCCCTCCATATTGCCCATTCCGGCGCCAAAGGCCCCGGCTATGCTCATGGCCTCCTCGGGGCTGATGCCAG
The sequence above is a segment of the Prevotella sp. E9-3 genome. Coding sequences within it:
- a CDS encoding C-GCAxxG-C-C family protein codes for the protein MMESRAQIAAEKKRCNSHNCAQAILHTYADVAGISPEEAMSIAGAFGAGMGNMEGTCGALVGAGLVLGLANKDKAKSMKQMRQIMTQFQQRNGATQCKLLKGVGTKVVLRECPDCVADAAEFLENCLDGE